The window AGCTGATCATAAATATGCATTACTCTTATCGCTCAACACTATGAACACTTTTAACTAGCCAATGTTTAAAGATTCGGTCGTAAGCAATATTTAATGTTCTTTCAAAATATCTATACTTTTAATGCAAGTGTCAGAAAtgttgaagcattacaaaagtTTGTGATGTCCATGTTGCAGGCAATTcttgaacaaacattaaactagGTACGAAGTCCCGAACAGAGGATATAGGTAAATATGACAGCATACAAATATGACTGATTATAAAGTTGATCGGAAAAAACAGTgagtgtaaaataatattgtgcgAAAGGCAAACAAAATGAATCGGCATGTGAGTCACGAATTATCAGTTCCTCTCGCGGTGGTGCGATGCTAATGACGGCTGCACGCATCGGAGCCGCATGTACGCACCGGCGAAGTTAAACGTGCATGTCAATACACATGTTCAACATTGTAAGGCGAagctttttaataactttgCCCTAAATTGTACATCGCtgaattaataagtattaagtTTATTACGCACTTCATTCATATTCAATGTGGGAAAATGCGTCTAAAATTTTTTTCATTCGTTTAAGGGGCctcataattgaaaaaaatataaatcacaatATGGGTAATGGCATACATAGACTATGTTAAAAATTGAACTTGGATTAATTATTAAgggtaatttatttaagaatattgtaaaacaatGATGACCTAACACCAGGTAACTTTAAGACGCGGGTTGCGtactaattaaatgaattactGTACGTATAATGTAATGATGGACCGGCACTTTCACTAACGTGGCAGGAATCTTTAAGTTTACAATTACATCACTTTGGTCTTTTGCCTATTTAATCAAACCAGGCTGTCATCTGTTGACATCACCTCATATTATGCTTACATTAAATTGTAAGAAGCAACGAAGTCTTTCTTAACGATCagatttttatgtgtttaacTAAATTTTCTTGAGATtgcacttaaaatattaaaacaggtGCGGGTCGATATACACTTTTAATGGAACTAATTTCAAGCGCGTTTTAACTGATTTATAAATCACAGAACAAACAGGATGGATTAAAAAACCAAAATCCCCCGCCTAAATCCATTCGGAATCTATCATGCCACAGTCAGACCAGTCAAGTTAAACttataaacaatcaaattaaCAATCTCTTTCTCATATTCCAGTGGCATCGCACAGCGTACAACGTGGTTGCGCGCAGCAGACTATGAACGGGGAACAAAAGAAGATCAACGGAAAATGGCGGGCGACCCATGACATTCACGAGGTTTACGACGAGACATGTTTCGAAGACCCGAGCAATGCCGAGCGGCCCACGAAAACCCTGCACTGCTACTGCAGGGGCGACCGGTGTAACGGAGTACAGAAAACAAATATCTTAGAATTATACGCGCTTTTAGCTATAGCACTATGGATGATCACCTAATAAGAATTtgttgtagatttttttaatttatttgcaaaaaaaacttagactcgccatacaatttttttgtttgtcgaaGAGAAGTCTGGACTGTtgatttttgtcttattttgtacataaattgtaAGTATAGTGATAAATACTGTTTGATATTGTCCTAATGATAAACCAAAATAGATTTCAATCTTCAATAGTGGAAAAAAATAGCCTAATTTGCAAGCAACTATAATTGTTTACTCCATTCGGTTACTATTCCATGCCAGGCCAAGTACATACATGCTTTTGGTACTTTTAATTAGTGTATTTCTTGATAATTAAGTAACCTTTGCCTTCCAATTCGACACTATCTATGTTCATCACAACCTTAACCTTCAGTTGTCGTTTTGGTTATCATAATTCTCAATTTAAGTCGGTAAAACGATGCTTTCAAAcgatcaaaaatacatttaggtaAGGAATCAATCGCTAGGAgtcagtttttattaaactatgaAGGATTCATACACAAAAAAACgagaaagaaaaatgtttttcctgCACTAAATATAACGTTTAGTTCACCGCTATGAAATAACGGTgatatagttataattaattagttctCAGTAAGACTCCTTGTACCTCGATACGGGTGTTAATACTGCCAATATTGTTAAGTTAGTGCTTTTAGATACTAAATAATCCAAAGAGCTTCGACACTGgtgctttatatatttataactagtCAGTTTATAGGTGTCTGTGATTGTTCTCACAAACGTTACGCGTTTACATAACGACTCTtgcaaatgattttcaaaaggCTGTCCTTTGCCAATCGAACAAAAGACTCTCGACCGATCACAGCAGCTGCAGTTTGACTGGTGATTACTTTTTGAACAGTCTTTAAAATACTTGCAGTACCTCTGAAATATATTCATCTTACGAAACGTTTTTAAAAGCGATATAGCTGGCgaaaaatatgtgtatattttCGTACTGCAATTTCTTTTTTGACTGCGTCAGGAATCCAttggattttttaatttctttgtgatTTAATACCTTCTAGGAACTAGAGAACAACACATAGTTTACACGTATGTACAAAATGTGTTTTACAGTTTAGAGAGGTATTTTCTGAAACTCTTTTGTCTTTTTTCTAGCCTCACtacggaatttaatccttctaTTGCGCTGGGTTTCAcaaattcaagtcatatgctcaaagacacccaaactcaacAAGagtttgtggatcacaaaaatgcgcAAGAGTGTCGTAGAGTAAACGTttctagttttagtttttaatttcgtattattgtattataattattattcatgtatACGTACTTAGTATGTGCTTAATTAAGGTATGGCTGATGCGATTTTGTATATAAGGTAGAAAGCAAAACCGGGATAACGCTTGATATTACCAACTTTAAGTTCAAAGCCATTAAGTCGATATTCCCGTTTTGTACTTCTGTTCTAGGATTAACTGAACATTGTATAGTTTTTAAGGATTATAGCTTCATAGCTTGTATAGTTTTCTTACGTGATACTTATTTCtatgtaatatttcaataaatcattCCTACTTTTCTATTGGTGTATTTACTAGTGAtattctaatctatactaatacataaagctgaagagtttatttgtttgcttgaacgcgctaatctcaggaattactggtgcaaattgaaaaattctttttgtgttgaatagaccagtcatcgaggaaggttttaggctatacaccatcacgctgcgactaatagaagcgaagatacaatggaaaatgtggaaaagcagggaaaattattcatcttcgagggcttccgttcaaaaattcctaacttatatctacttATAACTACTACTACTTATAACTTATATCCAtctaccacgcggacgaagtcgcgggcaacagctagttaattatatgCAGTTCTAATTCTAACAAGAACCCTTTACTAGACCTACCCACAGTTTCCACAATGCAgcaattaaatactattttgaacgatattaagaaaaatataatagacaATTACAAAGGTAGAAAGATTAACATCAGGAAATACATTTACCTACTATGAAAGTGGAACCACTCAATGATCCTAAGTTCGAATACCGGCACGAATCTGCCTTTTTAAGTTCATGTGCTTGGctaaaaacggaataaaaaCTGTGAAAGATAGTACGCGAGGAAGGCagtataacagtttttttacaaaatgtattaagtaACATCAAGCCTATGGacataatcaaaatcaaaagccatttattcaaattagactactaagtagcactttttgaaggtcatattacattggacagcacccagttttgcccacccgtcaccgcttcctaagtgcttttgctgtgagagaaaaaacggcgcaacaaactccctagcagcacgctgtctttccatttacaatataattattaaagcaTATATccaaataagtgtgtaggtgccgtgccaaacaaacaa is drawn from Trichoplusia ni isolate ovarian cell line Hi5 chromosome 18, tn1, whole genome shotgun sequence and contains these coding sequences:
- the LOC113502833 gene encoding uncharacterized protein LOC113502833, which encodes MNLLTSVLTFTMYWKLSWSLQCYTCDPEHTTHACGLFDYSNKYLTECEHSTMCFKRVTTLDFNDGLASHSVQRGCAQQTMNGEQKKINGKWRATHDIHEVYDETCFEDPSNAERPTKTLHCYCRGDRCNGVQKTNILELYALLAIALWMIT